In one Primulina huaijiensis isolate GDHJ02 unplaced genomic scaffold, ASM1229523v2 scaffold26229_ERROPOS72855+, whole genome shotgun sequence genomic region, the following are encoded:
- the LOC140967676 gene encoding uncharacterized protein: MVLGLRTNTRKGPSAQLDYIIHIKEVKPWPPSQSLRNLRGVLIQWENGDRNSGLTNQVVPLLDTGGDVGDGRIEFNESFKLHFSLLRDMSVKGGDGETFQKNCIEFNLYEPRRDKTVKGQLLGTAVLDLADYGIVKESFSINVPINCKRTYRNTAQPLLFLKIQPFEKSHTSSSSKDSLMREASMDRNNFECVSTLMREEYAEEAEVASYNTDDDVSSHSSQAITSSAAESNGSLSPQHKENMAIAENGSAGEANNGHAPDHFVEKLDEKKMTESNVNLTGDSSGSSSMDLSSDLAWISRKIISRSLQPLAAEGKGKEQSSNIEDEEQESGCAIILENTVDGGRDEAKQPSSDGGIFTCPIAQEKIADLDNRTNNTWDSALNLSHDDADASFSLKEDMLEGERTNSSQNGSADNDTGENNQDYADKKTVDEKGQQIEDRPLAGFSPVDVQKQVILFENGQVSGSEENTALISDLSTSDKSKQVKSVRSSPESNRRNGSVRSSEHKDTRLYTIETNNLLSDSVVQHLEHRIKNLEGELREAAAIEISLYSVVAEHGNSTTKVHAPARRLSRLYFHARRQNPNSRRGSAAKSIVSGLVLVTKACGNDVPRLTFWLSNSIVLRVIMSKSLGASQLPISIRPVTETVGDRNRKNKTSPLKWESFPIKGMRSAAEGSVGDWENPLAFAAALEKVEMWIFSRIIESVWWQTFTPHMQSGAAKSINRSMDSDSSKLHLTTSSSSEQQQGNFSLELWKKAFRDACERICPVRAGGHDCGCLPLLSRLIMEQLIARLDVAMLNAILRESADEIPTDPVADPISDADVLPIPAGKASFGAGAQLKNAVSITCK, from the exons ATGGTTCTAGGTCTGAGGACCAATACCAGGAAAGGCCCTTCGGCTCAGCTTGATTATATAATCCACATCAAGGAGGTTAAGCCCTGGCCCCCATCTCAGTCACTGAGAAATCTTCGTGGTGTTCTGATCCAATGGGAGAATGGTGATAGGAATTCTGGCTTAACCAATCAAGTCGTCCCTTTGCTTGATACTGGGGGTGATGTTGGTGATGGAAGGATTGAATTCAATGAATCTTTTAAGCTTCATTTTTCGCTGTTGCGTGATATGTCTGTCAAAGGAGGGGACGGGGAAACGTTCCAGAAGAATTGCATTGAGTTCAATCTTTATGAACCAAGGAGGGACAAGACGGTGAAAGGTCAGCTACTGGGAACGGCTGTTTTGGACTTGGCAGATTATGGTATTGTTAAAGAGAGTTTTAGTATTAATGTTCCCATTAACTGTAAACGTACATATAGGAACACCGCACAGCCACTTCTTTTCCTTAAAATCCAGCCATTTGAGAAGAGCCATACGAGCTCCTCTTCGAAAGACAGCTTGATGAGAGAAGCTTCAATGGACAGAAATAATTTTGAATGTGTTTCTACGTTAATGAGGGAAGAATATGCAGAAGAAGCCGAGGTTGCGTCGTATAATACTGATGATGATGTTTCTTCGCACTCGTCTCAGGCCATTACTTCTTCAGCAGCTGAATCTAATGGGAGTTTATCACCTCAACATAAAGAG AACATGGCAATTGCTGAGAATGGCAGTGCTGGAGAGGCAAACAATGGCCATGCCCCTGATCATTTTGTTGAGAAATTAGATGAGAAGAAAATGACTGAATCTAATGTGAATTTGACCGGAGATTCATCTGGTTCATCTTCGATGGATTTATCTTCTGATCTTGCTTGgatttcaagaaaaattatttcCCGAAGTTTGCAGCCATTAGCTGCAGAAGGAAAGGGGAAAGAACAGAGTTCCAACATAGAGGATGAAGAACAGGAAAGTGGATGCGCCATTATTCTGGAAAATACTGTGGATGGTGGGAGGGATGAGGCGAAACAGCCAAGTTCTGATGGAGGCATTTTTACCTGTCCTATTGCCCAAGAAAAAATTGCAGACTTAGATAACAGAACCAATAATACATGGGATTCTGCTCTTAACCTTAGCCACGATGACGCGGATGCTTCATTTTCACTAAAAGAAGATATGCTTGAGGGTGAAAGGACTAACTCTTCCCAAAATGGTTCCGCAGACAATGACACTGGAGAAAATAATCAAGATTATGCCGACAAAAAAACTGTGGATGAAAAAGGGCAGCAAATTGAGGATAGACCGTTGGCTGGCTTTTCTCCAGTTGACGTCCAGAAGCAAGTAATATTGTTTGAAAATGGTCAGGTTTCTGGCTCCGAGGAAAATACTGCTTTGATTAGTGATTTGTCAACTAGTGACAAGTCAAAGCAAGTAAAATCAGTTCGATCATCACCCGAATCAAACAGGAGAAATGGATCAGTCCGAAGCAGTGAGCACAAAGACACTAGGTTGTACACAATAGAAACAAATAACCTGCTTTCAGATAGTGTAGTACAGCATTTGGAACACAGAATTAAAAATCTAGAAGGTGAGTTGAGGGAGGCTGCTGCTATTGAGATTAGCCTTTACTCTGTAGTTGCAGAACATGGAAACTCCACGACTAAAGTCCATGCACCAGCTCGACGCCTGTCAAGGCTCTATTTTCATGCTCGCAGACAGAATCCAAATTCGAGGAGAGGGAGTGCTGCCAAAAGTATTGTATCTGGATTAGTGTTAGTTACAAAAGCATGTGGAAATGATGTTCCGAG ATTAACTTTCTGGCTTTCAAATTCAATTGTACTTAGAGTGATAATGAGCAAGTCTCTTGGGGCTAGTCAGCTACCTATTTCTATTAGACCTGTCACTGAAACAGTGGGGGACAGGAACAGAAAGAATAAAACATCGCCACTTAAATGGGAGTCCTTTCCCATCAAGGGTATGAGAAGCGCTGCAGAGGGAAGTGTTGGTGACTGGGAGAACCCTCTAGCATTTGCTGCTGCATTAGAAAAGGTGGAAATGTGGATATTTTCCCGGATCATTGAGTCCGTATGGTGGCAG ACTTTTACTCCTCACATGCAGTCTGGTGCTGCCAAATCAATTAATAGGAGTATGGATTCTGACTCTAGCAAGTTACACCTAACAACATCTAGTTCAAGTGAGCAGCAACAGGGAAATTTTTCTTTGGAACTCTGGAAAAAGGCTTTCAGAGATGCGTGTGAAAGGATATGTCCTGTACGAGCTGGAGGACATGATTGTGGATGTTTGCCCCTTCTTTCTAGGCTG ATAATGGAGCAATTGATCGCCCGATTAGATGTCGCTATGCTCAATGCAATCCTTCGAGAATCAGCTGATGAAATCCCAACAGATCCTGTGGCTGACCCCATTAGTGACGCTGACGTGCTTCCTATTCCAGCAGGGAAAGCTAGCTTTGGTGCTGGTGCACAACTGAAAAATGCGGTGAGCATTACTTGTAAATAG
- the LOC140967687 gene encoding probable inactive leucine-rich repeat receptor-like protein kinase At3g03770 gives MVYSRTFVLMLLSWIFFASSTIQLGSYETQVLLQLRKHMEYPMFLNVWENFNGDLCNFASPPQMSIKCENDSVTELRIMGDKPSKVGEFNGFAMPNQTLSQSFSIDSFVVTLTRLLSLRVVSLVSLGIWGPLPDKLYRLNSLEVLDLSSNFIFGSIPPKMSRLVKLRTLTLDGNFFNDTVPEWLDSLTNLARLSLKNNRLKGPLPSSVSKITTLSELVLSHNLLSGKLPDLTGLSNLQLLDLRENNFDSQLPFVPAGLANVFLSNNSFSGLIHEQIGTLNELQHLDLSKNFLSGTPPSALFSLPNISYLNLSSNILGGSLQEDLKCGEALSLVDLSDNRFIGLLPSCLSTADNRLVKISGNCFSIDSRNQHPAAYCKEMDKRKKKSTVKEISLLVGLIGGIVFIVLTLLAVRLLFFFKRRHRQGTIVQRSPAKVVQDDPPSGICPELLVNARIISLAAKMGTQNAPAYTVFSIEELEEATNGFHQAVLLGEGSIGKAYKGRLGNGTLVAVRYLALQRKYSIRNLKLQLDLLSKLSHPHLVGLLGHCVDSATDRLFLVYEFVPSGNFRSLLSETSPEKVQKWSGRLAVLIGVAKAVHFLHTGVIPPCFSNRLKTNNVLLDEHGIAKLSDYGMSIIADEMENAEAKGYGFKPRHEAKLEDDVYSFGFIMLESLVGPVVSEKGEEFLVNEMASFSSQDYRRKIVDPVVLTTSSQESLSIVISITNKCISPESSSLPSFEDVLWNLQYAAQVQATADADQKSDTSQTELQLR, from the exons ATGGTTTATTCAAGAACTTTCGTTCTGATGCTTCTTTCGTGGATATTTTTCGCTTCAAGCACCATTCAGTTGGGAAGCTATGAAACGCAAGTTCTTCTCCAGTTACGGAAGCATATGGAGTACCCGATGTTTTTAAATGTCTGGGAAAATTTCAATGGTGATTTGTGTAACTTTGCGTCCCCTCCACAGATGAGCATCAAGTGCGAGAATGACTCTGTTACTGAGCTCAGGATAATGGGAGATAAGCCTTCAAAGGTCGGTGAATTTAATGGATTTGCTATGCCGAATCAAACCTTATCTCAGAGTTTCTCTATAGATTCTTTTGTGGTAACATTGACTAGGTTGCTTAGCTTAAGGGTGGTTAGCTTAGTGTCATTAGGCATTTGGGGACCCCTACCGGATAAATTGTACAGGTTAAATTCACTTGAAGTTTTGGATTTgagttcaaattttatattcGGTTCCATTCCTCCCAAGATGTCACGATTGGTGAAGCTTCGGACATTAACATTGGATGGGAACTTTTTCAATGATACAGTCCCCGAATGGTTGGATTCCTTGACAAATCTCGCCAGACTAAGCTTAAAGAACAACAGGCTGAAGGGTCCTCTTCCTTCTTCAGTTTCCAAAATTACAACACTGTCTGAACTTGTTTTATCTCACAATTTGCTTTCCGGGAAGTTGCCTGATTTGACAGGCTTGTCTAATTTACAGTTACTGGATTTGAGAGAGAACAATTTTGATTCTCAACTGCCCTTTGTGCCAGCAGGACTGGCTAATGTGTTTCTGAGCAATAACTCATTTTCGGGTCTAATTCACGAACAAATTGGTACGCTGAATGAACTTCAGCATCTTGATCTGTCAAAAAATTTTCTGAGCGGGACCCCTCCTTCGGCATTGTTCTCTTTGCCGAATATCAGTTACTTGAATTTGTCATCAAACATTCTTGGTGGGTCACTTCAAGAGGATCTCAAGTGTGGCGAAGCACTTAGTCTGGTTGATCTTTCTGACAATAGATTCATAGGTCTGCTTCCTAGTTGCTTAAGCACTGCGGATAATAGATTAGTTAAAATTAGTGGAAATTGCTTCTCCATTGACTCCAGAAACCAGCATCCTGCAGCATACTGTAAAGAAAtggataaaagaaaaaaaaaatccacaGTGAAGGAAATATCTCTGCTGGTTGGTTTAATTGGGGGTATAGTATTTATTGTGCTGACCCTCTTGGCAGTTCGGcttctctttttctttaaaagacgGCACAGACAGGGGACAATAGTTCAACGTAGCCCAGCTAAGGTCGTACAAGATGATCCACCATCAGGGATTTGCCCTGAACTTCTAGTAAATGCCA GGATCATTTCTCTAGCAGCAAAAATGGGGACGCAAAATGCTCCAGCTTATACGGTGTTTTCTATTGAAGAATTGGAAGAAGCCACAAATGGTTTTCATCAAGCGGTTTTATTGGGCGAGGGCTCCATTGGAAAG GCTTACAAGGGAAGGTTAGGAAATGGAACCCTCGTTGCAGTACGATATTTGGCTTTACAGAGAAAATACTCAATTCGGAACCTCAAACTGCAGCTGGATTTGCTCTCGAAACTTTCACACCCGCACCTAGTTGGCCTTCTAGGTCATTGTGTTGATTCGGCAACAGATAGATTGTTCCTTGTGTATGAATTTGTTCCCAGTGGGAACTTTCGCTCTCTTCTTTCAG AAACAAGTCCTGAAAAGGTACAAAAGTGGTCGGGCAGATTGGCGGTGCTGATTGGTGTTGCCAAGGCTGTACATTTTTTGCATACTGGGGTTATTCCCCCCTGCTTCAGTAATCGGCTGAAGACAAATAATGTACTGCTTGACGAGCACGGGATAGCAAAACTGAGTGACTACGGGATGTCCATCATTGCAGATGAAATGGAAAATGCTGAA GCAAAGGGCTATGGTTTCAAAccaag GCATGAGGCAAAGTTAGAGGATGATGTTTACAGCTTCGGATTTATAATGCTTGAATCCCTTGTGGGTCCTGTTGTTAGTGAAAAAGGAGAAGAATTTCTTGTGAATGAAATG GCATCCTTCAGCAGCCAAGATTACAGGCGAAAAATAGTGGATCCGGTCGTGTTAACCACTAGCTCGCAAGAGTCGTTATCGATCGTCATCTCAATCACTAATAAATGTATATCGCCTGAATCCTCCAGTCTTCCCTCGTTCGAGGACGTCCTCTGGAATTTGCAATACGCGGCTCAAGTCCAGGCCACTGCTGATGCGGATCAGAAATCAGATACATCACAAACAGAGCTTCAGTTAAGATGA